From a single Botrytis cinerea B05.10 chromosome 16, complete sequence genomic region:
- the Bcltv1 gene encoding Bcltv1 produces the protein MARGKWIDKKNATHFQLVHRPQNDPLIHDESASSMVLNPTSAPNPNKVKKLDDLTAELGSGIAHVRDNEGEAANYGVYYDDTEYDYMQHMRDLGRGGGESTFVEATGPKNKNKGKGKQSLEEALKNASLEDKAGAVLDDEILPSKNLRKVTYQAQQNVPDALAGFQPDMDPRLREVLEALEDEAYVDDDDEIFGKLAEDGEELDEYEFDETWDDEDGWESDATAKPTQEYKDAPATTQDIDDDEREDHGDGDWMANFSKFKKDQKSSKAQATPSQADLQSSIFTTTTNGGRRKKRKGALTNPSAYSMTSSSLFRTEGLTTLDQRFEKIEEQYNEDFDDMASVSMASSSVSTVDGDVRQDFDGILDDFLGTHSMSGKKNVKKMKYQTGMEQLDEVRMGLGPARFTSFGSRASRASRTQRA, from the coding sequence TCGTCCATGGTCTTAAACCCCACCAGTGCACCCAATCCGAATAAAGTCAAGAAACTCGATGATTTAACCGCAGAGCTTGGTTCCGGTATTGCGCATGTCAGAGACAACGAAGGTGAAGCCGCAAACTATGGTGTATACTACGATGATACCGAATATGATTACATGCAACATATGCGCGACTTGGGTCGTGGAGGTGGTGAATCAACTTTTGTCGAAGCTACTGGTCCAAAGAATAAGAACAAGGGCAAGGGAAAGCAATCTTTGGAAGAGGCGCTCAAGAATGCAAGTTTGGAAGACAAAGCTGGAGCCgttcttgatgatgagatcTTACCATCCAAGAACCTTCGCAAGGTTACCTACCAAGCACAACAAAATGTCCCTGATGCTTTAGCTGGCTTCCAACCCGATATGGATCCAAGATTGAGGGAAGTTTTGGAGGCTTTAGAAGACGAGGCTTACGtagacgatgacgatgaaattTTCGGAAAATTGGCTGAGGATGGTGAGGAATtagatgaatatgaatttgatgaaacttgggatgatgaagatggatgggaatcGGACGCCACTGCAAAGCCTACGCAAGAATATAAGGACGCGCCTGCTACAACTCAAGATATCGACGATGATGAACGAGAGGATCACGGCGACGGGGACTGGATGGCAAACTTCAGTAAATTCAAGAAGGATCAAAAGTCCAGTAAGGCCCAAGCTACGCCTTCACAAGCAGATTTACAGTCATCTATATTCACCACCACAACAAATGGCGGCAGAcgcaagaagagaaagggtgCTTTAACTAATCCTTCCGCGTACTCCATGACATCATCTTCACTATTCAGAACCGAAGGTCTTACTACACTTGATCAACGATTTGAGAAAATTGAGGAACAATATAACGAGGATTTCGATGATATGGCGTCCGTCTCGATGGCTTCATCTTCCGTTTCCACTGTAGATGGTGATGTTCGTCAAGACTTCGATGGCATTCTGGATGATTTCCTGGGCACTCATTCCATGAGTGGTAAGAAGAACgtcaagaagatgaaataCCAAACCGGTATGGAGCAATTGGATGAGGTTAGAATGGGTCTTGGTCCAGCACGCTTCACTAGCTTCGGTAGTCGCGCCAGTCGCGCCAGTCGCACTCAAAGGGCGTAA